A portion of the Paenibacillus marchantiae genome contains these proteins:
- the zapA gene encoding cell division protein ZapA: MTIPDRTRVTVEIYGTSYKLVGSSADYMKQVANLVDERMSAISKHNSRLDTPRIAVLAAVHMAEQSLQTQEIRNELKMLTGERTEMRNELNRLNAIQNEHQQELERRDQELAEAMKLKAEVEQAIAKLQKDQQAEVAKLNTLLEQERAQAAGREQKLQAQTASQLKAAEEKAQARLKEAEEKAANQLKNAQTQAAAQLKEAQTRSANELQQAQAKAAAQYKELQDKTAAQLKEAEARAVAERQKIEVQAAQQVQTAKEQAEAAILSELEQAESQLQKVQEEAQLQYRELQSEMEQRIQQAEQAAVNQARELTEKAKEEQAALQQQAEQKRLDEIEQLNATFKESSELAELEWMEKEAAYEEQLQQIHEAAQTQANEAAATAEALLQEEQGKLKQQLEEERKQAKSRLIDVEGQLAEVRKQLKNAQEVVVDQEQQLQHERNQTETLRSEQAVYKQEQDVQLRRITELEQQLEQLKADSALLTEQLRNTEAEAEHFREAEQQWKQQYNETVERESSLTAQLRKVQDQHGQLEQEIKKLREAEVKSEDEQRRLQKVLEQAHAAVRTLQHELGALTQSEQSWKEQAEQRLIEIGELETQVLEAAEQNETLESGVQSLHDELSVVKEEARHASEEAERYLAQAGRLELQHKELDGELNEAREELNKLQENYKQIRKDYGDALQREEDYTRKLNEMSEEKKEIVRALEESRQNANQLSGRIDEQGSILTQTEEEALEWQIKHEELSAKQAELSSRLKELTDREVELSSRVAQAEQQAEQQDQVWQRRADEWAAQEQSWQDRWTTLENELNLWQKESAASVEKVEELEHERQQLAQQRAEAIEEKQTMENELLDIGERYELAANQLRLLQVEREMEQEKAEQLNTDYRQLRDEYTKLQTEYNEWIELIEQDQT; encoded by the coding sequence GTGACTATACCTGATCGTACACGCGTCACCGTAGAGATCTACGGGACTTCCTATAAACTGGTTGGCAGCAGTGCCGACTATATGAAACAAGTAGCTAACCTGGTGGATGAGCGAATGAGCGCCATCTCCAAACATAATTCCCGACTGGATACCCCGCGTATTGCAGTTCTGGCAGCTGTACATATGGCTGAGCAGTCTCTTCAGACTCAGGAAATTCGGAATGAGCTGAAAATGCTGACCGGTGAACGTACCGAAATGAGAAATGAACTCAATCGGCTGAATGCCATACAAAATGAACATCAGCAGGAACTGGAACGCCGTGACCAAGAACTCGCTGAAGCAATGAAACTTAAGGCTGAGGTGGAACAGGCCATCGCGAAACTCCAGAAGGATCAGCAGGCAGAAGTAGCCAAGCTGAATACATTACTGGAGCAGGAACGCGCTCAGGCAGCAGGTCGCGAGCAAAAGCTTCAGGCTCAAACTGCGTCGCAACTGAAAGCGGCTGAGGAGAAGGCACAGGCGCGTCTCAAAGAAGCAGAAGAAAAAGCAGCGAATCAACTCAAGAATGCACAGACTCAGGCGGCAGCTCAGCTGAAAGAAGCACAGACACGTTCAGCAAATGAGTTGCAGCAAGCCCAAGCTAAAGCGGCTGCACAATACAAGGAGCTGCAGGATAAGACGGCAGCTCAACTGAAAGAAGCCGAAGCTCGGGCCGTGGCAGAACGTCAAAAAATTGAGGTGCAGGCTGCACAGCAAGTACAAACGGCGAAGGAGCAAGCAGAAGCGGCAATTTTGTCTGAATTGGAACAAGCCGAGTCTCAATTGCAAAAGGTTCAGGAAGAAGCCCAGCTTCAATACCGTGAACTTCAGTCCGAGATGGAGCAGCGTATACAGCAGGCAGAGCAAGCTGCGGTCAATCAAGCTCGAGAACTGACTGAGAAGGCAAAAGAAGAACAAGCCGCACTGCAGCAACAAGCAGAGCAGAAGCGATTGGATGAGATTGAACAGCTGAATGCAACGTTCAAGGAGTCATCCGAACTGGCGGAATTGGAATGGATGGAAAAAGAAGCGGCTTATGAAGAACAGCTTCAGCAAATCCATGAAGCAGCCCAGACTCAGGCGAACGAAGCTGCGGCAACTGCTGAAGCTTTGCTGCAAGAAGAGCAAGGCAAGCTGAAGCAGCAGTTGGAAGAAGAACGTAAACAGGCCAAATCGCGCTTAATCGATGTTGAAGGCCAATTAGCCGAGGTACGCAAGCAGCTCAAGAATGCTCAAGAGGTTGTTGTGGATCAGGAGCAACAGCTCCAACACGAGCGTAATCAAACTGAAACGTTGCGCAGTGAACAAGCCGTATACAAACAGGAGCAAGATGTTCAGCTTCGTCGAATTACGGAATTGGAGCAGCAGCTGGAACAACTAAAAGCGGACAGTGCTCTGCTGACTGAACAACTCCGCAACACAGAAGCTGAGGCCGAACATTTCCGGGAAGCGGAACAGCAATGGAAACAGCAGTATAACGAGACCGTTGAACGTGAATCTTCTCTGACAGCACAACTGCGAAAAGTACAGGATCAGCACGGTCAGCTTGAACAGGAAATCAAAAAACTCCGTGAAGCCGAAGTGAAGTCCGAGGATGAGCAGCGCAGGTTGCAAAAAGTGCTTGAGCAGGCCCATGCGGCAGTACGCACATTGCAACATGAACTTGGTGCACTGACGCAGAGCGAGCAGTCTTGGAAAGAGCAGGCTGAACAACGTCTGATCGAGATCGGCGAATTGGAGACACAGGTACTTGAAGCTGCAGAACAGAATGAAACGTTAGAGTCTGGTGTACAGTCCCTTCATGATGAATTATCCGTTGTTAAAGAAGAAGCTCGTCACGCCAGCGAAGAAGCAGAACGTTATCTTGCGCAAGCTGGTCGTCTGGAGCTACAACATAAAGAGCTTGATGGTGAATTGAATGAAGCTCGTGAAGAACTGAACAAGCTGCAGGAAAATTATAAACAAATCCGTAAGGATTATGGTGATGCACTGCAGCGTGAAGAAGACTATACTCGCAAGCTGAATGAGATGAGCGAAGAAAAGAAAGAAATCGTGCGTGCGCTTGAAGAATCAAGACAGAATGCTAATCAGCTATCTGGGCGTATCGATGAACAAGGTAGCATACTGACTCAGACAGAAGAAGAAGCACTTGAGTGGCAGATTAAGCATGAAGAATTGTCTGCCAAACAGGCAGAGCTCTCCTCTCGCCTGAAAGAGCTGACTGATCGGGAAGTTGAGCTAAGCTCAAGAGTAGCACAAGCAGAACAACAAGCGGAACAACAAGATCAGGTTTGGCAACGTCGTGCAGATGAATGGGCGGCTCAGGAACAGTCCTGGCAAGATCGATGGACTACACTGGAGAATGAATTGAATCTCTGGCAGAAAGAAAGTGCTGCCAGTGTGGAGAAGGTAGAAGAGCTGGAACACGAGCGGCAGCAGCTTGCCCAGCAGCGTGCGGAAGCAATCGAAGAAAAGCAGACGATGGAAAATGAACTGCTGGATATCGGTGAGCGGTATGAACTTGCGGCCAATCAGTTACGTTTGCTGCAGGTTGAACGTGAGATGGAGCAGGAGAAGGCGGAGCAACTGAATACAGATTACCGCCAATTGCGGGATGAATATACGAAATTGCAGACGGAATATAACGAATGGATTGAATTGATTGAGCAGGATCAGACCTAG
- a CDS encoding cupredoxin domain-containing protein — protein MMKKGMAWLAACMLILVLAACGGTGQSAESNGESDSGATASEELVIKASNYEFDQPEYHLKKGVPVKIVYENTNGNHGVLVPELNLRLDTRNNSKVITPDTAGEFEMSCSVYCGSGHGSMISKIIVEE, from the coding sequence ATGATGAAGAAAGGCATGGCATGGCTTGCGGCCTGTATGTTGATTCTGGTCCTTGCTGCATGTGGTGGAACTGGACAATCCGCAGAATCAAACGGCGAGTCCGACTCGGGTGCAACTGCAAGCGAAGAACTGGTGATCAAAGCAAGCAACTATGAATTTGACCAACCTGAATACCATTTAAAAAAAGGTGTCCCGGTTAAGATTGTTTATGAAAATACAAACGGAAACCATGGTGTTCTCGTGCCTGAGCTGAACCTTCGGCTGGATACCAGGAACAATTCCAAAGTGATTACTCCCGACACAGCAGGGGAATTTGAAATGTCCTGTTCCGTCTATTGCGGAAGCGGTCACGGCAGTATGATCTCCAAAATTATTGTTGAAGAATAG
- a CDS encoding phage holin family protein, whose product MNFLGHVVRFIIAAIVLMVVSWIVPGFAVGGFWSALMLALVIALLGWVVEGIFGKRVNPFGRGIVGFIVSALVIWIGQYVVDHVHVSLLGAVLAALVIGIIDLFIPVSTPFDAGRRSKDHA is encoded by the coding sequence ATGAATTTTCTGGGACATGTCGTGCGATTTATCATCGCCGCAATTGTATTGATGGTCGTCAGCTGGATCGTACCCGGATTCGCCGTCGGTGGTTTCTGGAGCGCACTGATGCTTGCTCTGGTTATTGCTCTGCTTGGCTGGGTTGTTGAAGGCATCTTCGGTAAAAGGGTTAATCCTTTTGGCCGCGGTATAGTCGGCTTCATCGTCAGCGCACTGGTGATCTGGATTGGTCAATATGTCGTAGATCATGTACATGTCAGTCTGCTTGGTGCTGTTCTGGCTGCATTGGTCATTGGGATCATTGATCTGTTCATCCCGGTTTCCACCCCTTTTGATGCCGGAAGAAGATCCAAAGATCACGCATAG
- a CDS encoding endonuclease MutS2, which translates to MDTKILKTLEYRKILNTLQSFAQTTMGKKKAEQLEPISELEEVKRLLQQTDEAFTFDRLKGSPSFGGIVDITASIKRAEIGGTLNPHELLGISNTTMAARRLKRQIAALHDDEKVESIFYISDQLSEQKTLEDAIRICIDDNAEVSDSASVTLAQIRRELRGGEARIREKLDSMIRSSTVSKMLQDQLITIRGDRFVIPVKSEYRSYFGGIVHDQSGSGATLFIEPESIVAMNNKLRETRIREEREIEVILQKLTALVSEQAEWLLVDVDLLGSLDFIFAKARLARELKATLPRMNDRGFIKLKKGRHPLISIENVVPTDIELGNDYTSIIVTGPNTGGKTVTLKTIGLLSLMAMSGLFVPAEDGSQLCVFDAIYADIGDEQSIEQNLSTFSSHMTNIIRILKNMTTKSLVLLDELGAGTDPAEGSALAISILEHMHQTGCRMVATTHYSELKAYAYERKGVINASMEFDVNTLSPTYRLLVGVPGRSNAFAIAERLGLPGYILDYARGEVKEEDQRVEHMIASLEENRLTAEQERESAERLRQDMEKLRSRHQAELEKLEQQRDRRIEKAEEDARNIVDKARAEAEKIITDLRQLAMEEGASVKEHKLIAARKQLDEAEPEKRKKTAKRTSTATKSRAIGPGDEVLVYSLNQKGHVVEMSGTKDAMVQLGIMKMKVSLNDLELQQSAPAEAKPKQKPVTGVKRTRDDNVKSELDLRGTNLEEALMETDRFIDEAFLANLGQVYIIHGKGTGILRSGIQDYLRKHRHIKSYRLGNYGEGGNGVTVAELE; encoded by the coding sequence TTGGACACGAAAATTTTAAAAACATTGGAATATCGCAAAATTTTAAATACATTGCAAAGCTTTGCCCAGACTACGATGGGAAAAAAGAAAGCGGAACAATTGGAGCCGATCAGTGAACTGGAAGAAGTGAAGAGACTGCTCCAGCAAACCGATGAAGCTTTTACGTTTGATCGTCTGAAAGGCTCTCCATCTTTTGGGGGAATTGTGGATATTACTGCTTCGATCAAACGCGCCGAAATAGGGGGCACGTTGAACCCGCATGAGTTACTGGGAATTTCCAACACCACTATGGCAGCACGTCGATTGAAACGTCAGATCGCTGCACTCCACGATGATGAAAAGGTGGAATCGATTTTCTATATCAGTGATCAGTTATCTGAGCAAAAAACGCTTGAAGATGCGATTCGGATCTGTATTGACGACAATGCCGAAGTCTCAGATAGCGCGAGTGTAACACTGGCGCAGATTCGTCGTGAGCTGCGCGGCGGTGAAGCTCGCATCCGTGAGAAACTGGATTCGATGATCCGTTCTTCTACGGTATCCAAAATGCTGCAGGACCAGCTGATTACCATTCGGGGAGACCGTTTCGTGATTCCCGTAAAATCGGAATATCGCTCGTACTTTGGCGGGATTGTACATGATCAATCCGGTTCAGGAGCAACGCTGTTTATTGAGCCAGAATCCATCGTTGCGATGAATAACAAATTGCGCGAGACCCGAATCCGGGAAGAACGCGAAATTGAAGTGATTTTGCAGAAATTAACGGCACTTGTCAGTGAACAGGCAGAGTGGTTATTGGTTGATGTTGACCTGTTGGGATCGCTGGATTTCATATTTGCCAAAGCACGTCTTGCCCGAGAATTGAAAGCCACATTGCCACGCATGAACGATCGCGGATTCATCAAGCTTAAAAAGGGACGCCATCCGCTGATCTCGATTGAAAATGTAGTGCCAACCGACATTGAACTCGGCAACGATTATACATCCATTATCGTAACGGGTCCAAATACGGGTGGTAAGACAGTAACACTCAAAACGATTGGTTTACTGAGCCTCATGGCAATGTCAGGTTTGTTCGTTCCAGCGGAAGATGGCAGCCAGTTATGTGTTTTTGATGCGATTTACGCGGACATTGGTGACGAACAGAGCATTGAACAGAACCTGAGTACATTCTCCAGTCATATGACGAACATCATTCGGATACTGAAGAACATGACAACCAAAAGTCTGGTGTTACTTGACGAACTTGGGGCAGGTACCGACCCGGCAGAAGGTTCTGCACTGGCGATCTCCATTCTGGAGCATATGCATCAGACCGGATGCCGCATGGTAGCAACAACGCATTACAGTGAGCTGAAAGCTTACGCTTATGAGCGAAAAGGTGTTATTAATGCCAGCATGGAATTCGACGTTAATACACTGAGCCCTACCTACCGACTACTCGTCGGTGTGCCGGGACGGAGTAACGCGTTTGCAATTGCGGAGCGGCTAGGTCTGCCAGGATACATTCTGGATTACGCGCGTGGCGAAGTGAAAGAAGAAGACCAGCGTGTAGAGCATATGATCGCTTCCCTGGAAGAGAACCGGCTTACTGCGGAGCAAGAACGTGAGAGTGCGGAACGTCTGCGCCAGGACATGGAGAAATTGCGCAGCCGTCATCAAGCCGAACTGGAGAAGCTGGAACAGCAGCGTGACCGACGCATTGAAAAAGCGGAAGAAGATGCCCGCAACATTGTGGACAAGGCCAGAGCGGAAGCTGAGAAGATTATAACTGATCTTCGTCAGCTCGCTATGGAAGAAGGCGCATCCGTGAAGGAGCACAAACTTATTGCTGCTCGCAAACAACTGGATGAAGCTGAACCTGAGAAACGCAAGAAGACGGCTAAGCGCACTTCAACGGCAACGAAGTCTCGGGCCATCGGACCGGGCGATGAAGTTCTTGTCTACAGTTTGAATCAAAAAGGTCATGTGGTGGAGATGTCAGGCACCAAGGATGCCATGGTTCAATTGGGGATCATGAAAATGAAAGTATCCCTGAATGACCTGGAATTACAGCAGTCTGCACCAGCAGAAGCCAAACCGAAGCAGAAACCGGTAACCGGCGTGAAACGAACTCGCGATGACAATGTGAAAAGTGAACTGGATTTGCGGGGGACGAATCTGGAAGAAGCCTTGATGGAGACAGATCGTTTTATCGACGAAGCTTTCCTTGCTAATCTGGGTCAGGTGTATATTATTCACGGTAAAGGAACAGGAATTTTGCGTTCCGGTATTCAGGATTACCTGCGTAAGCATAGACATATAAAAAGTTACCGGCTGGGCAATTACGGAGAAGGCGGAAACGGTGTGACCGTCGCAGAATTGGAATAG
- a CDS encoding DUF350 domain-containing protein, protein MVLGFFSVAIMELLVFLACFELVTKYKCWHEIKKGNVAVAMATGGKIFGICNVLHFCIQAKSSVYEAMTWSFVGFVLLLIAYFLFEFLTPVFSIDKEIEADNRAVGLISMIISVSLSFVIGASIM, encoded by the coding sequence ATGGTGCTCGGATTTTTCTCCGTAGCGATTATGGAGCTGCTTGTATTTCTTGCTTGCTTTGAACTGGTGACCAAGTACAAATGCTGGCATGAAATCAAGAAGGGCAATGTGGCGGTTGCGATGGCTACAGGAGGCAAGATCTTTGGAATCTGCAACGTGCTTCATTTCTGCATTCAGGCCAAATCATCGGTGTATGAAGCTATGACGTGGTCATTTGTAGGATTTGTCCTTCTGCTCATTGCCTATTTTCTATTCGAGTTTCTGACACCGGTGTTCTCCATTGACAAGGAGATTGAAGCGGATAACCGGGCCGTTGGATTGATATCCATGATTATTTCCGTCTCGTTGTCATTTGTTATTGGCGCGAGCATCATGTAG
- a CDS encoding MFS transporter, translating into MKISLGRQSILLLGVNGLFVLAGALSGTFLNVYLWKSRPDYAMLGWFTISQQIALGLTFWLAGKWVKEHNKMSALRLGTALSGIFYMLVLWAGPKAVDWIWPLGILFGCALGLFWIAFNVVYFEVTDRENRDLFNGWVGLLGSMTGIIGPWFSGLIISRMVDNSGYRLIFTVSLVIYVIAVVFSFFLKKREVSGTYRWSEPWRQLSAKDSAWRPLGMGLFAQGVREGVFAFLIALLVYVATKQEYKLGQFSLITSAVALVSYWAAGKWFKPQYRSRGMLAGAILLFIVLIPLLWKVSYGTLLIMGIGSALSMPLYILPMISAGFDLMGASGENVEKRVELVVLRELCLMVGRLFGLAVFILTVMNGPSLQTLTWLIVALGAFPLIGWIFMRNLLVHPDQQEPSA; encoded by the coding sequence ATGAAGATTTCTCTGGGCCGACAATCCATTCTGCTACTAGGCGTGAATGGATTGTTTGTGTTAGCCGGAGCTTTGTCGGGAACGTTTCTGAATGTGTATCTGTGGAAAAGTCGTCCCGACTACGCCATGCTGGGATGGTTTACGATCAGCCAGCAAATTGCACTTGGACTCACGTTTTGGCTTGCGGGAAAGTGGGTCAAGGAACATAACAAAATGAGTGCGTTACGATTGGGAACAGCCTTGTCAGGTATTTTTTACATGCTTGTGTTATGGGCGGGACCAAAAGCGGTTGACTGGATATGGCCTCTGGGGATTTTGTTTGGATGTGCACTTGGATTGTTCTGGATTGCGTTCAATGTGGTTTATTTTGAGGTGACTGACCGGGAGAATAGGGACCTGTTCAATGGCTGGGTGGGTCTGCTGGGTTCCATGACAGGCATCATCGGTCCGTGGTTCTCAGGTCTTATTATTTCACGAATGGTTGATAATTCGGGTTATCGCCTTATTTTTACGGTGTCATTGGTCATATATGTGATTGCCGTTGTGTTCAGTTTTTTTCTGAAAAAAAGGGAGGTCAGCGGCACATACCGCTGGTCTGAACCGTGGCGACAGTTGTCTGCCAAGGATAGCGCATGGAGACCGCTTGGCATGGGACTGTTTGCACAAGGCGTGCGGGAAGGCGTATTTGCCTTTCTGATTGCATTGCTTGTCTATGTGGCAACTAAGCAGGAATATAAACTAGGGCAGTTCTCGCTAATTACTTCAGCCGTAGCACTGGTGAGTTACTGGGCCGCAGGAAAATGGTTTAAGCCGCAATACAGGTCCAGAGGGATGTTAGCCGGTGCGATATTGTTATTCATCGTGTTAATTCCGCTATTATGGAAGGTCAGCTATGGTACGCTTTTAATTATGGGAATTGGATCTGCCTTGTCGATGCCGTTGTATATTTTGCCAATGATTTCGGCAGGATTCGACCTGATGGGAGCGAGCGGCGAAAATGTAGAGAAAAGGGTTGAACTTGTCGTATTAAGGGAGCTTTGTTTGATGGTCGGTCGTTTATTTGGCCTTGCTGTATTTATTCTGACGGTCATGAATGGCCCTTCTTTACAAACATTAACCTGGCTTATTGTGGCGCTTGGGGCTTTCCCGCTTATTGGCTGGATATTCATGCGCAACTTGTTAGTACATCCGGATCAGCAAGAACCCTCAGCATAG
- a CDS encoding NAD(P)/FAD-dependent oxidoreductase, which translates to MLTERGVNTVVIDKRKIAHGSSSANTGLLQYTNDKTLTSCINTFGEKTGVRFYELCREAMQKLTQIADRLDTDPWFIPRTSLCFASSIDDVAMLEEEYQTLKHYGFEAELWNSDKISTHFPFSKPAALYTLGDAEVNPYRFVHALFESASKRGARIYGQTEMIHCEFDDDGVLCHTSGGKIRASKVIFAAGYETQAIKKDQGAYLQTTYAIATKPLPDLKEWYEHSLIWETARPYLYMRTTPDGRIIAGGLDEETPREDQREIRARHRGDTLLEEVRSYFPLEGLEVDYAWGAVFGNTNDGLPFIGPHPEYPHSYFLEGYGGNGTVYSMFAASILADAVTGVENGDMELFSLTRTSKPSPV; encoded by the coding sequence TTGCTTACGGAGCGTGGAGTTAATACGGTTGTTATTGATAAGAGAAAGATTGCGCATGGCAGTAGTTCAGCCAATACAGGACTTTTGCAGTACACAAACGACAAAACACTGACCTCCTGTATCAATACCTTTGGTGAAAAGACAGGCGTGCGCTTCTATGAACTATGTCGTGAAGCCATGCAGAAACTCACACAAATTGCGGACAGGCTGGATACCGATCCCTGGTTTATTCCACGGACCAGTCTCTGTTTTGCCAGCAGCATTGATGATGTAGCCATGCTGGAGGAAGAATATCAAACGTTGAAGCATTATGGCTTTGAAGCTGAACTGTGGAATTCCGACAAAATCAGCACCCATTTCCCCTTCAGCAAACCTGCCGCATTATATACGTTGGGGGATGCTGAAGTGAACCCGTATCGTTTTGTTCATGCCTTGTTTGAATCGGCAAGCAAACGAGGAGCACGAATCTATGGACAGACTGAGATGATTCATTGTGAATTCGATGATGATGGTGTGCTGTGTCATACTTCAGGTGGGAAAATCCGCGCCAGCAAGGTTATTTTTGCTGCCGGTTATGAGACGCAGGCCATCAAAAAGGATCAAGGAGCCTACCTACAAACCACCTATGCTATCGCTACTAAACCGTTGCCTGACCTTAAGGAATGGTATGAGCACAGTCTGATCTGGGAGACGGCACGCCCTTACCTGTATATGAGAACCACACCAGACGGACGGATCATTGCTGGCGGTCTGGATGAAGAGACACCGAGGGAAGATCAGCGTGAGATTCGGGCAAGACACCGGGGAGATACACTCCTGGAAGAAGTTCGCTCTTATTTCCCACTGGAGGGTCTTGAAGTTGATTATGCCTGGGGTGCCGTATTTGGCAATACGAATGACGGACTTCCGTTTATCGGCCCACATCCTGAATACCCGCATTCTTATTTTCTTGAGGGTTATGGCGGTAACGGTACAGTGTACAGCATGTTCGCTGCTTCTATTTTGGCCGATGCTGTTACAGGAGTTGAGAATGGCGATATGGAACTTTTCTCATTAACGAGAACGAGTAAACCTTCTCCTGTGTAA
- a CDS encoding spore coat protein translates to MYSQSLSSSGSFMQEQDLLKSILADLRRTAREYTTATTEASCPITRRMFTDLTNDTLRLQGELFNVMQQNNMYSVGSKALRQDVDKQIQSAHQTQQKCQQFIQEKNTQASAYNQAPNVPQHQPNYGNPYYM, encoded by the coding sequence GTGTATTCTCAATCTTTATCATCTAGTGGATCTTTTATGCAGGAACAGGATTTGTTGAAGTCGATTCTTGCGGATTTAAGACGAACCGCGCGCGAATATACGACAGCAACAACCGAAGCTTCCTGTCCCATTACACGTCGGATGTTCACAGATTTGACCAATGATACACTCCGTTTGCAAGGTGAGCTGTTTAATGTGATGCAGCAGAACAACATGTATTCGGTAGGCTCGAAGGCATTGCGCCAGGATGTGGACAAGCAGATTCAATCGGCCCACCAGACCCAACAGAAATGCCAGCAGTTCATTCAGGAAAAGAATACGCAGGCCAGTGCTTACAACCAGGCGCCTAATGTACCCCAGCATCAACCGAATTACGGTAACCCTTATTACATGTAA
- a CDS encoding Lrp/AsnC family transcriptional regulator gives MKDLNDLQLKVLDLLKEDARRTPALLSTLLGESEDKIKNAVAQLEQDHVIVKYATVVNWSKIDDEKVTALIEVQITPERGRGFEGIAERIYLYPQVKSVYLMSGAYDLLVEVEGGNLREVANFVSEKLSPIDSVLSTKTNFILKKYKQDGIIFEDHQEDNRLMISP, from the coding sequence ATGAAGGATCTGAACGATCTGCAATTAAAAGTTCTGGATTTGTTGAAGGAAGACGCGAGAAGGACTCCCGCACTGCTGTCGACGCTGCTGGGGGAGTCGGAAGATAAGATCAAGAACGCCGTGGCCCAGCTTGAACAGGACCACGTGATTGTGAAATACGCAACCGTTGTGAACTGGAGCAAGATTGATGATGAGAAAGTAACGGCCTTGATTGAAGTACAGATTACGCCTGAGCGTGGTCGTGGCTTCGAAGGGATCGCTGAACGCATTTATCTGTATCCGCAAGTGAAATCGGTATATCTCATGTCAGGTGCATATGATCTGCTCGTAGAAGTAGAAGGTGGCAACCTGCGTGAAGTCGCTAATTTTGTATCGGAGAAATTGTCTCCGATTGACTCTGTACTTTCAACCAAAACGAATTTTATTCTTAAAAAATATAAGCAGGACGGGATTATTTTTGAAGACCATCAGGAAGACAACCGTCTCATGATCTCGCCGTAA
- a CDS encoding aminotransferase class I/II-fold pyridoxal phosphate-dependent enzyme, whose product MIVNEQTTGNNKKMTSYLAPLVQQIPPSGIRKFFDLVGDNKDIITLGVGEPDFVTPWHMREACVYSLERGMTSYTSNAGMPKLREAISEYLDTQFDTKYDPKDEIIVTVGGSEAIDLALRALIVPGDEILIPEPSYVAYSPIASIGGGIPVGVETYAKDQFKLTAEALEAGITPKSKVLILCYPSNPTGAIMTYEEWLPIAEVIKKHDLIVIADEIYAELTYTQKHVSFATIPDMKERTILVSGFSKAFAMTGWRIGYMCGHPELIAAMLKIHQYTVMCAPAMGQVAALEALTNGLGEKDRMVESYNQRRRLIVQGFRDIGLDCHEPQGAFYAFPSIQKTGLSSDLFAERLLTENKVAAVPGNVFGPQGEGFLRCSYATSVTQLNEALERIGNFVYKLQKEG is encoded by the coding sequence ATGATAGTGAATGAACAGACAACAGGAAACAACAAGAAAATGACTTCGTATTTGGCACCTTTGGTTCAACAGATACCGCCATCCGGCATACGCAAATTTTTTGATCTGGTTGGCGATAACAAGGATATCATCACACTGGGTGTAGGTGAACCGGACTTTGTAACACCGTGGCATATGCGTGAAGCTTGTGTATATTCACTCGAAAGAGGCATGACCAGTTACACTTCCAATGCGGGTATGCCGAAACTGAGGGAAGCCATCAGCGAGTATCTGGATACTCAATTTGATACCAAGTATGATCCAAAGGACGAAATTATCGTTACCGTTGGTGGCAGTGAAGCCATTGATCTGGCATTGCGTGCATTGATTGTACCCGGAGACGAAATTCTGATTCCAGAACCTTCGTATGTGGCATATTCTCCAATCGCTTCGATTGGTGGAGGTATACCGGTTGGTGTAGAAACGTATGCGAAGGATCAGTTTAAACTGACTGCCGAGGCGCTGGAAGCGGGAATTACGCCGAAGTCGAAGGTTCTTATCCTCTGTTATCCGAGCAATCCGACAGGTGCCATCATGACCTATGAAGAATGGTTGCCTATTGCTGAAGTGATCAAAAAGCATGATCTGATCGTCATTGCGGATGAGATTTATGCTGAGCTGACGTATACGCAAAAACATGTTAGTTTCGCTACGATTCCGGATATGAAGGAACGTACCATTTTGGTTAGTGGGTTTTCCAAGGCTTTTGCGATGACCGGCTGGCGAATTGGGTATATGTGCGGACATCCTGAACTGATTGCAGCCATGCTCAAAATTCATCAGTACACGGTGATGTGTGCACCTGCTATGGGACAGGTGGCCGCGCTTGAGGCATTGACGAACGGTTTGGGTGAGAAGGATAGAATGGTTGAATCCTATAATCAGCGCAGACGCCTTATCGTGCAGGGTTTTAGAGATATTGGACTGGACTGCCATGAACCCCAGGGAGCATTTTATGCATTTCCTAGTATCCAGAAGACGGGGCTGAGTTCGGATCTTTTTGCTGAGCGTTTGCTAACGGAAAATAAAGTGGCGGCTGTTCCTGGTAATGTATTTGGTCCACAAGGTGAAGGATTTCTTCGTTGTTCCTATGCAACATCTGTGACCCAATTGAATGAAGCCTTGGAACGAATCGGAAACTTTGTTTACAAACTGCAAAAAGAGGGTTAA